The following are encoded together in the Cololabis saira isolate AMF1-May2022 chromosome 5, fColSai1.1, whole genome shotgun sequence genome:
- the osbpl5 gene encoding oxysterol-binding protein-related protein 5 isoform X2 yields the protein MEETMTSPTSVQSESRMFNGVEKDCPSPTERLARKESLKVQKQNYRQEKKRAAQELSSALKDPSVVIMSDWLKIRGSLKSWTKLWCALKPGVLLIYKTPKADHWVGTILLSACKLIERPSKKDGFCFKLYHPLEKSIWAVKGPRGENVGSITQPLPSNYLIFRAASESDGRCWMDALELALNCSSLYKLTAKAGKEGDISVSTDSSHILQLLQSSPLTDTELQQLNDAALLGNHHMENDGFSDKSERETHDDWDTTANENGGRLTEESDMEQSDEMSPGTQATTYVEQCTEEMAEAGEASQVETVSEENKGLIWSLLKQLRPGMDLSKVVLPTFILEPRSFLDKLSDYYYHADLLSQAALEESAFDRIKLVLRWYLSGFYKKPKGLKKPYNPIMGETFRCCWLHPQNDSCTFYIAEQVSHHPPIAAFHISNRKDGFSISGSILAKSKFYGNSLSAILDGKARLLFLSRDEEYVITMPYAHCKGILYGTMTLELGGKVTIECEKTKCFAELEFKLKPFLGGSCSVNQISGKIFVGEELQATVDGHWDNEVFIQEKRSGQQETLWNPSPDIRSRRLKRRVVQIDQQGEFESERLWQHVTSAIMDRDQVRATQEKYVLEEAQRKEARERGDKPWIPRLFQQDPVTSEWLYRHMDTRPWDPEHSLVQFEKDGIIQTHEKRQRQHNGFSYSRSWDSQHKMGVSGKHRKASSQPSSCSQNTESSSTTPEPTHESSDNEGFSSQCARCSKEVKDIALIEASITSIQDTQQDIQRNLVALSRQMSRQRATDDGVSLTGRHWLVLCVLLVSQLLLNYIFT from the exons ATGGAGGAGACAATGACCTCTCCAACCTCAGTCCAG TCTGAGTCCAGGATGTTTAATGGTGTTGAGAAGGACTGTCCTTCTCCCACTGAAAGACTGGCccgaaaggagtcactcaag GTCCAAAAGCAAAATTACAGGCAGGAGAAGAAACGAGCAGCCCAAGAACTATCCAGTGCACTAAAGGACCCCAGTGTTGTTATCATGTCCGACTGGTTAAAG ATCCGTGGCTCTTTAAAGAGTTGGACCAAGCTGTGGTGTGCGCTGAAGCCTGGAGTGCTTTTGATTTATAAGACCCCCAAAGCGGATCACTGGGTCGGCACCATTCTTCTCAGTGCATGCAAGCTGATTGAGAGACCTTCCAAGAAGGACGGCTTCTGTTTCAAGCTTTACCATCCACTTGAAAAATCAATCTGGGCTGTCAAG GGTCCCAGAGGAGAGAACGTCGGTTCCATCACGCAGCCTTTACCCAGCAACTACTTGATCTTCAGAGCTGCCTCTGAGTCAGACG GCCGGTGCTGGATGGATGCCCTGGAGTTGGCTTTAAACTGCTCCAGTCTGTACAAGTTAACAGCTAAAGCTGGGAAGGAGGGAGATATCAGTGTCTCCACAGATTCCTCGCATATTCTCCAACTCCTGCAGTCTTCTCCGCTCACTGATACAGAGCTGCAACA GTTGAATGACGCGGCCCTGCTTGGAAATCACCACATGGAAAATGACGGATTCTCAGATAAATCGGAGCGTGAGACTCACGACGACTGGGACACTACGGCCAATGAAAATGGTGGAAGGCTGACGGAAGAGAGCGACATGGAGCAGTCGGATGAGATGTCCCCCGGGACACAAGCCACAACCTATGTAGAGCAGTGCACAGAGGAGATGGCTGAG GCTGGGGAGGCTTCCCAGGTGGAAACGGTGTCAGAGGAGAACAAAGGTTTGATCTGGAGCCTGCTGAAGCAGCTGCGGCCAGGCATGGACCTGTCAAAGGTTGTGCTGCCAACCTTCATTCTGGAGCCCCGCTCCTTCCTGGACAAGCTGTCTGACTACTATTACCATGCGGATCTGCTGTCACA GGCTGCATTGGaagaaagtgcatttgatcGGATCAAGCTGGTGTTGAGATGGTATTTGTCAGGCTTTTACAAGAAGCCCAAG GGTCTGAAAAAGCCTTACAATCCAATCATGGGGGAGACATTTCGCTGCTGTTGGCTTCATCCTCAAAATGACAGCTGCACTTTCTACATAGCTGAGCAG GTGTCCCACCATCCACCCATCGCAGCCTTTCATATCTCCAACAGGAAGGATGGTTTTTCTATCAGTGGGAGCATCCTGGCTAAATCCAAGTTTTACG GTAACTCTCTGTCGGCTATCTTGGATGGCAAAGCCAGATTGCTTTTCCTGAGTAGGGATGAAGAGTATGTCATCACCATGCCCTACGCCCACTGCAAAG GTATCCTGTACGGCACGATGACTTTAGAGCTGGGAGGGAAAGTTACCATCGAGTGTGAGAAGACGAAATGTTTTGCAGAGCTTGAGTTCAAACTGaag CCTTTCCTCGGAGGTTCCTGCTCCGTGAATCAAATAAGTGGAAAGatctttgtgggtgaggagctgCAGGCCACCGTAGACGGACACTGG GACAACGAGGTGTTTATTCAGGAGAAGCGCTCGGGCCAGCAGGAGACGCTGTGGAATCCAAGCCCAGATATTCGTAGCAGACGCCTGAAGAGACGAGTGGTCCAGATAGACCAGCAGGGAGAGTTTGAGTCTGAGAG ACTGTGGCAGCATGTGACCAGTGCCATCATGGACCGGGACCAAGTGCGGGCCACGCAGGAGAAGTATGTGCTGGAGGAGGCTCAACGCAAAGAGGCCAGAGAGAGAGGAGACAAACCCTGGATCCCACGTCTTTTCCAGCAGGACCCCGTCACCTCCGAGTGGCTCTACCGGCACATGGA CACCAGGCCGTGGGACCCAGAGCACAGTCTCGTTCAGTTTGAGAAGGATGGCATTATTCAGACTCATGAGAAAAGGCAGAGGCAACACAATGGGTTCTCCTACAGCCGCAGCTGGGACAGTCAACACAAG ATGGGGGTGAGCGGGAAACACAGGAAGGCCAGCAGCCAGCCGTCCAGCTGCAGCCAGAACACGGAGAGCAGCAGCACCACGCCAGAACCCACTCACGAGTCCTCGGACAACGAAG GTTTTTCAAGCCAGTGTGCCCGCTGCAGTAAAGAAGTGAAGGACATCGCTCTGATAGAGGCCTCCATCACATCTATACAGGACACACAGCAGGATATTCAGAG GAACCTGGTAGCTCTGAGTCGTCAGATGTCTCGCCAGAGAGCGACGGACGACGGTGTGTCATTGACGGGTCGGCACTGGCTCGTCCTCTGCGTCCTGCTCGTCTCCCAACTCCTCCTCAACTACATCTTCACCTGA
- the osbpl5 gene encoding oxysterol-binding protein-related protein 5 isoform X1, with protein sequence MKEENLFHRRLSLCPSAISPPKIDPRTLTRNLSYGGDNDLSNLSPGSDTHRNGLSMLSNELSPAQSPGSKSESRMFNGVEKDCPSPTERLARKESLKVQKQNYRQEKKRAAQELSSALKDPSVVIMSDWLKIRGSLKSWTKLWCALKPGVLLIYKTPKADHWVGTILLSACKLIERPSKKDGFCFKLYHPLEKSIWAVKGPRGENVGSITQPLPSNYLIFRAASESDGRCWMDALELALNCSSLYKLTAKAGKEGDISVSTDSSHILQLLQSSPLTDTELQQLNDAALLGNHHMENDGFSDKSERETHDDWDTTANENGGRLTEESDMEQSDEMSPGTQATTYVEQCTEEMAEAGEASQVETVSEENKGLIWSLLKQLRPGMDLSKVVLPTFILEPRSFLDKLSDYYYHADLLSQAALEESAFDRIKLVLRWYLSGFYKKPKGLKKPYNPIMGETFRCCWLHPQNDSCTFYIAEQVSHHPPIAAFHISNRKDGFSISGSILAKSKFYGNSLSAILDGKARLLFLSRDEEYVITMPYAHCKGILYGTMTLELGGKVTIECEKTKCFAELEFKLKPFLGGSCSVNQISGKIFVGEELQATVDGHWDNEVFIQEKRSGQQETLWNPSPDIRSRRLKRRVVQIDQQGEFESERLWQHVTSAIMDRDQVRATQEKYVLEEAQRKEARERGDKPWIPRLFQQDPVTSEWLYRHMDTRPWDPEHSLVQFEKDGIIQTHEKRQRQHNGFSYSRSWDSQHKMGVSGKHRKASSQPSSCSQNTESSSTTPEPTHESSDNEGFSSQCARCSKEVKDIALIEASITSIQDTQQDIQRNLVALSRQMSRQRATDDGVSLTGRHWLVLCVLLVSQLLLNYIFT encoded by the exons ATGAAGGAGGAGAATTTGTTCCATCGGAGACTCTCTCTGTGTCCCAGTGCCATCTCCCCACCTAAAATTGACCCCCGCACCCTCACCCGGAACCTGTCTTATGGAGGAGACAATGACCTCTCCAACCTCAGTCCAG GCAGTGACACACACAGGAACGGTCTCTCCATGCTGAGTAATGAACTTAGTCCTGCCCAATCACCAGGCAGCAAG TCTGAGTCCAGGATGTTTAATGGTGTTGAGAAGGACTGTCCTTCTCCCACTGAAAGACTGGCccgaaaggagtcactcaag GTCCAAAAGCAAAATTACAGGCAGGAGAAGAAACGAGCAGCCCAAGAACTATCCAGTGCACTAAAGGACCCCAGTGTTGTTATCATGTCCGACTGGTTAAAG ATCCGTGGCTCTTTAAAGAGTTGGACCAAGCTGTGGTGTGCGCTGAAGCCTGGAGTGCTTTTGATTTATAAGACCCCCAAAGCGGATCACTGGGTCGGCACCATTCTTCTCAGTGCATGCAAGCTGATTGAGAGACCTTCCAAGAAGGACGGCTTCTGTTTCAAGCTTTACCATCCACTTGAAAAATCAATCTGGGCTGTCAAG GGTCCCAGAGGAGAGAACGTCGGTTCCATCACGCAGCCTTTACCCAGCAACTACTTGATCTTCAGAGCTGCCTCTGAGTCAGACG GCCGGTGCTGGATGGATGCCCTGGAGTTGGCTTTAAACTGCTCCAGTCTGTACAAGTTAACAGCTAAAGCTGGGAAGGAGGGAGATATCAGTGTCTCCACAGATTCCTCGCATATTCTCCAACTCCTGCAGTCTTCTCCGCTCACTGATACAGAGCTGCAACA GTTGAATGACGCGGCCCTGCTTGGAAATCACCACATGGAAAATGACGGATTCTCAGATAAATCGGAGCGTGAGACTCACGACGACTGGGACACTACGGCCAATGAAAATGGTGGAAGGCTGACGGAAGAGAGCGACATGGAGCAGTCGGATGAGATGTCCCCCGGGACACAAGCCACAACCTATGTAGAGCAGTGCACAGAGGAGATGGCTGAG GCTGGGGAGGCTTCCCAGGTGGAAACGGTGTCAGAGGAGAACAAAGGTTTGATCTGGAGCCTGCTGAAGCAGCTGCGGCCAGGCATGGACCTGTCAAAGGTTGTGCTGCCAACCTTCATTCTGGAGCCCCGCTCCTTCCTGGACAAGCTGTCTGACTACTATTACCATGCGGATCTGCTGTCACA GGCTGCATTGGaagaaagtgcatttgatcGGATCAAGCTGGTGTTGAGATGGTATTTGTCAGGCTTTTACAAGAAGCCCAAG GGTCTGAAAAAGCCTTACAATCCAATCATGGGGGAGACATTTCGCTGCTGTTGGCTTCATCCTCAAAATGACAGCTGCACTTTCTACATAGCTGAGCAG GTGTCCCACCATCCACCCATCGCAGCCTTTCATATCTCCAACAGGAAGGATGGTTTTTCTATCAGTGGGAGCATCCTGGCTAAATCCAAGTTTTACG GTAACTCTCTGTCGGCTATCTTGGATGGCAAAGCCAGATTGCTTTTCCTGAGTAGGGATGAAGAGTATGTCATCACCATGCCCTACGCCCACTGCAAAG GTATCCTGTACGGCACGATGACTTTAGAGCTGGGAGGGAAAGTTACCATCGAGTGTGAGAAGACGAAATGTTTTGCAGAGCTTGAGTTCAAACTGaag CCTTTCCTCGGAGGTTCCTGCTCCGTGAATCAAATAAGTGGAAAGatctttgtgggtgaggagctgCAGGCCACCGTAGACGGACACTGG GACAACGAGGTGTTTATTCAGGAGAAGCGCTCGGGCCAGCAGGAGACGCTGTGGAATCCAAGCCCAGATATTCGTAGCAGACGCCTGAAGAGACGAGTGGTCCAGATAGACCAGCAGGGAGAGTTTGAGTCTGAGAG ACTGTGGCAGCATGTGACCAGTGCCATCATGGACCGGGACCAAGTGCGGGCCACGCAGGAGAAGTATGTGCTGGAGGAGGCTCAACGCAAAGAGGCCAGAGAGAGAGGAGACAAACCCTGGATCCCACGTCTTTTCCAGCAGGACCCCGTCACCTCCGAGTGGCTCTACCGGCACATGGA CACCAGGCCGTGGGACCCAGAGCACAGTCTCGTTCAGTTTGAGAAGGATGGCATTATTCAGACTCATGAGAAAAGGCAGAGGCAACACAATGGGTTCTCCTACAGCCGCAGCTGGGACAGTCAACACAAG ATGGGGGTGAGCGGGAAACACAGGAAGGCCAGCAGCCAGCCGTCCAGCTGCAGCCAGAACACGGAGAGCAGCAGCACCACGCCAGAACCCACTCACGAGTCCTCGGACAACGAAG GTTTTTCAAGCCAGTGTGCCCGCTGCAGTAAAGAAGTGAAGGACATCGCTCTGATAGAGGCCTCCATCACATCTATACAGGACACACAGCAGGATATTCAGAG GAACCTGGTAGCTCTGAGTCGTCAGATGTCTCGCCAGAGAGCGACGGACGACGGTGTGTCATTGACGGGTCGGCACTGGCTCGTCCTCTGCGTCCTGCTCGTCTCCCAACTCCTCCTCAACTACATCTTCACCTGA